A part of Anabas testudineus chromosome 9, fAnaTes1.2, whole genome shotgun sequence genomic DNA contains:
- the htr1aa gene encoding 5-hydroxytryptamine (serotonin) receptor 1A a gives MDFITSTNDSNATSGYPGGVNLVTDWDEGENSTGSGSLPDLELSYQIITSLLLGALILCSVFGNACVVAAIALERSLQNVANYLIGSLAVTDLMVSVLVLPMAALYQVLNKWTLGQEICDVFISLDVLCCTSSILHLCAIALDRYWAITDPIDYVNKRTPRRAALLISVTWLIGFSISIPPMLGWRSAEDRANPDACIISQDPGYTIYSTFGAFYIPLILMLVLYGRIFRAARFRIRKTVKKTEKAKVSDKCLSVSPAFFHKKTNGQSKTNSPCVNGAVKHGEEGESLEIIEVISNSKTHLPLPNTPQSSSQGYENMNEKNSGAKRKIALARERKTVKTLGIIMGTFIFCWLPFFIVALVLPFCAESCYMPDWLGAVINWLGYSNSLLNPIIYAYFNKDFQSAFKKIIKCKFHRL, from the coding sequence ATGGATTTTATAACAAGCACCAACGACAGCAACGCGACCAGCGGTTACCCTGGCGGGGTGAACTTGGTTACCGACTGGGACGAGGGTGAGAACAGCACAGGGTCCGGGTCCCTGCCAGATCTTGAGCTGAGTTACCAGATTATCACCTCTCTACTCCTGGGGGCCCTCATCCTCTGCTCCGTATTTGGCAACGCGTGCGTCGTCGCAGCCATCGCCCTGGAGAGATCTCTCCAGAATGTGGCTAACTATCTGATCGGATCTCTGGCAGTGACGGACCTCATGGTGTCGGTGCTGGTTCTGCCAATGGCGGCCCTCTATCAGGTTTTGAACAAGTGGACACTGGGGCAGGAGATATGTGATGTGTTCATTTCGCTGGATGTACTCTGCTGTACATCATCCATCCTGCATCTGTGCGCAATTGCTTTGGACAGGTACTGGGCCATAACTGACCCCATCGACTATGTAAATAAACGGACACCAAGGAGAGCTGCGCTCTTGATAAGCGTCACTTGGCTAATTGGTTTCTCAATCTCTATTCCGCCTATGTTAGGCTGGAGAAGCGCAGAAGACAGAGCGAACCCCGACGCCTGCATCATCAGCCAGGACCCGGGCTACACCATCTACTCCACATTTGGGGCTTTTTACATCCCTCTCATCCTCATGTTGGTCTTGTACGGGCGAATATTCAGGGCTGCTCGATTTCGGATTCGAaagacagtgaaaaaaacagagaaagctAAAGTGTCAGACAAGTGCCTGAGCGTGTCTCCAGCCTTCTTCCACAAGAAAACCAACGGACAGTCGAAAACCAACTCTCCGTGCGTAAATGGCGCAGTAAAGCATGGAGAGGAGGGTGAGTCACTGGAAATCATAGAAGTTATCAGCAACTCAAAGACGCATCTGCCTCTGCCCAACACCCCCCAGTCCTCCTCACAGGGCTAcgaaaacatgaatgaaaaaaacTCGGGAGCGAAGAGAAAGATCGCGCTGGCCAGAGAACGTAAAACGGTGAAGACGCTGGGGATCATCATGGGGACTTTCATCTTCTGCTGGCTGCCCTTCTTCATCGTGGCATTGGTGCTGCCTTTTTGTGCAGAGAGCTGCTACATGCCCGACTGGCTGGGCGCAGTCATAAACTGGCTGGGCTACTCCAATTCTCTCCTCAACCCCATCATATATGCCTACTTCAACAAAGACTTCCAAAGTGCTTTTAAGAAGATTATAAAATGCAAATTTCACAGACTGTGA
- the si:dkey-250l23.4 gene encoding E3 ubiquitin-protein ligase RNF180, translated as MTLAVVQPCAPFGERRMSKREKNRIKCLRRRQRRRERWRQSQQESRQVNEKWSLSSSEDEEDMSARDRDGYICAVCLDVYFSPYMCHPCNHIFCEPCLRTLAKNSPTNTPCPLCRTVITHVFFQKELNQTARIFFPKEYLSRKQNFQKASCAKWPLPSCRKLFRIFGGFQRQSSPIARRQFPHGGAYRVDTLDFEDHSRGWRFDLDMIIIYIYSVNWVIGFLIFCFLCYFFFPSF; from the exons ATGACCCTGGCAGTGGTGCAGCCGTGTGCTCCCTTTggggagaggaggatgagtaaaagagagaagaacaggaTCAAATGTCTccggaggaggcagaggaggagggagaggtggagacAAAGTCAACAGGAGAGCAGACAGGTGAATGAAAAATG GAGTTTGAG cagcagtgaggatgaggaggacatGAGCGCCAGGGACAGAGATGGTTACATCTGCgctgtgtgtttggatgtgtaCTTCAGCCCTTACATGTGTCACCCCTGCAACCACATCTTCTGTGAACCGTGTCTGAGGACCTTGGCTAAAAACAGCCCCACCAATACGCCCTGTCCCCTCTGCAGAACAGTCATCACACATGTCTTCTTCCAGAAGG AGCTGAATCAAACAGCAAGGATATTCTTCCCAAAGGAATATCTTTCCAGAAAACAGAATTTCCAGAAAGCAAGTTGTGCGAAGTGGCCTCTCCCGAGCTGCAGGAAACTCTTCCGTATCTTTGGAG GCTTCCAGAGGCAATCCAGTCCCATTGCTAGACGCCAGTTCCCCCATGGAGGAGCGTACCGTGTGGACACTCTGGACTTTGAGGACCACTCTCGCGGCTGGCGCTTTGACCTGGACATGATCATCATCTACATCTACTCCGTCAACTGGGTCATTGGCTTCTTAATATTCTGCTTCCTTTGCTACTTCTTCTTCCCTTCCTTTTGA